From the genome of Mustela lutreola isolate mMusLut2 chromosome 16, mMusLut2.pri, whole genome shotgun sequence, one region includes:
- the CEACAM18 gene encoding carcinoembryonic antigen-related cell adhesion molecule 18, which translates to MDLSRPRCRLWRELVLLASLLAWGTRQASSQIYISPESLLGFKGLRTIIVLENATEDALEFSWHRGANDAEDNMIVSYKPPSNFWQTGPMYRGRENVTTLGDLMIRRSALSDTGNYTVRVDTGNGTQTATGWLEIQDVEGKPDIWANATSLVEDVDSVAAICYTNATTVKWYVDFTLVSSSDRMTISPDLKTLVIHRVSRYDRTLYCEIDSILEIPQNSKIISLTVAYGPDNVRLSTSPITSKGILSAKIGSQVMMKCDAISKPSSTYQWIHNGSLLSFSEASVTLQSLAWDQMGKYRCIVENPVTQLTLYREFQIQLSRDTTPVVNRGFYISGAKVVWLIVFTVLGSVYICGILIYALISYFSTRQPRLPSVCLRA; encoded by the exons ATGGACCTTTCCAGACCCAGATGCAGACTCTGGAGGGAGCTGGTTCTCCTAG CCAGTCTACTGGCCTGGGGGACCCGCCAAGCCTCTAGCCAAATCTACATCAGCCCAGAGTCACTCTTAGGGTTCAAGGGACTTCGGACCATCATAGTCCTTGAGAATGCCACCGAAGATGCTCTGGAATTCAGCTGGCATCGTGGTGCAAATGACGCTGAGGACAATATGATCGTCAGCTACAAACCTCCCTCCAATTTCTGGCAGACTGGGCCCATGTACAGAGGCCGGGAGAATGTGACCACATTAGGTGACCTGATGATCAGGCGATCTGCATTAAGTGACACAGGGAACTACACTGTGAGGGTGGACACTGGCAATGGGACCCAGACAGCAACCGGCTGGCTTGAAATACAAG ATGTGGAAGGCAAGCCAGACATCTGGGCCAACGCCACCTCTCTTGTAGAAGACGTGGATTCTGTGGCCGCCATTTGCTACACCAATGCCACCACTGTCAAGTGGTATGTGGATTTTACACTGGTGTCCAGCAGTGACCGGATGACAATCTCCCCGGACCTCAAGACCCTTGTCATTCACAGAGTCAGCCGCTATGACAGAACACTTTATTGCGAGATAGACAGCATCCTGGAGATTCCTCAGAATAGTAAAATTATCTCTCTGACTGTGGCCT ATGGGCCAGACAATGTGCGGCTGAGTACCAGTCCCATTACCTCCAAAGGCATCCTGTCTGCTAAGATCGGCTCCCAGGTGATGATGAAGTGTGATGCCATTTCCAAACCCAGTTCCACGTACCAGTGGATCCACAATGGCTCTCTCCTGAGCTTCTCAGAGGCAAGCGTCACTCTCCAAAGTCTGGCCTGGGACCAGATGGGCAAATACAGATGCATCGTGGAGAACCCTGTGACCCAGCTGACCTTGTATAGGGAATTCCAGATCCAGCTGTCCC GGGACACAACTCCTGTTGTGAACAGAGGTTTCTACATCTCAGGAGCCAAAGTGGTGTGGCTCATTGTGTTCACAGTCCTGGGCAGTGTCTACATCTGTGGAATCCTGATCTACGCCTTGATCAGCTATTTCTCCACCAG GCAGCCCCGGTTACCCAGTGTCTGCCTTAGAGCATGA